GGGCCCACAGCAGCCAGTTGTACCTGCTGTGCCAGTACTCCCTGGGGTGCGGCatctcctgcagcctcagctaCCTCCTGGAGGGAGCTCCCCACCGCAGCTGCAACCTGCTCCTCAGCTTGGGCCTGGCCGGCCTGATCACCTGCTACGTCTGGAGGCTGGCCCGGCACGTCTGCACCATGTACGAGCTGCACAGCAAGGAGCGCTACTGCGGGGTCTGCATCTTCCTGCTCACCACCTGGCACGgcatccccaccctgctctgcaaCGCCCTCAAGATCACCTTCGTGGTGGCTGACCTGGCCGCTGTCGCGCTGATCAACAGGGATTTCCTCACCACCTCGGAGGCCGTACGCTTCTGGACGCCGCTCACCATCTGCTACACCCTGCTGGTCATCTACATGCAAGGTGAGGTCCCCGTGGCAGCTCGGAAACCAGCTGATCTCCTTCCTGGCCAGATGCTCCCAAGGCCCCTAGGTTTCTTTGGCAAGGGGATTTGCTTTGTGCACTTCCAGGCAAGACGGAGGAACCCCCTGGTCTTATTCGTGGGGACTAACCGCTCAAAACGGGACCTTTAAACGGAGCCCTCCCAATGAGCAAGTCCAGCCGTTGGACGCAGGACACGGGGTCGAGCTGCCCACCAGCGTATGATCAGCCCATGGGAGCTTGTTCTGTTTTGCGCTTCGTTGGTGGAGCGAGTGTGGTGGGCGGGAATGTTTGGAACCAGAATGGGATCGAATTCTCTCCTGCTGCTCGTGTAGTTCTGGTAGCGCTCAGGCGTGTTTCTCATTGTCCTGGGAACTGTTCCCACCACCTCGAGCCACAGATTATAAATCCCGAAGTGACCGCTGTGATCCTCTCCTCTGACCTCCTGCCTAGCTCAGGTCATAGGCCTCCAATGCCTGCGATCCATTCTCCAATTTCTGCCAAGGGCGGAGATCTGGACTGTCCCGGGCAGCAGCTCAGGAACAtggcttcctgcagccctgccctggaggcAGAACAGACGCTACTCTTCTGTTCTTAGCATGCTAGTTTGATCGAAGCTAGTGCAGATATGTCTGCCCAAGCTGGGAGTTACACCTCCAGCGCCAGTGTAGCTGTATCCAATGTCTTAGGAAGGGACCATTTTCCTGGCCATAGCAGCCACGTGATGTGGCCGAAGTTGCTGCCCAAGCCCAAAGGGAGGGTAGGAAATGGTTCATGCTGTGACCGTTTTGTTCCTGGCAGAGGAGCAGAGGCATAACCCCAGCGAGCAGATGGTCTATCAGACAGTGTTTGTGAGGATGGGAGGCTTGCTCATCCTCCTAATGACGGTGGGCCGGTGGATGGACATCGTGAACATCTTCATCTCGCTGGTGGGTGAGATCTGGTGCCTGGTTCGGGCAGGAATCATGCTGGACATCTGCCGGGCGCAGGTGAGACTGCCCACGTACCTTACGCGCATGCTGCACCTGGGGGAGTACGAGGGAGGCTATAATGGTCTCCTGTGTTCCTCGGGGCAAATCCAGCCCTGCCCTGTGCAATCTAACCTCCGAGGGACTGTGAGTCGGCTTGCAAGGGCAGAACTGTTCCACTGCCCTGGAAA
Above is a genomic segment from Mauremys reevesii isolate NIE-2019 linkage group 21, ASM1616193v1, whole genome shotgun sequence containing:
- the TMEM82 gene encoding transmembrane protein 82; this encodes MFSFEFLASWLPSFPSLAWGSTLLDSLLQGLIGACAVSVLCTLVKIYLYIQCLNDPDRQKEKEIIRSQWSLLDHIHLLLLTLIFTVVGYRVAALVVLEFSLRAVSMLLSLNKGAHSSQLYLLCQYSLGCGISCSLSYLLEGAPHRSCNLLLSLGLAGLITCYVWRLARHVCTMYELHSKERYCGVCIFLLTTWHGIPTLLCNALKITFVVADLAAVALINRDFLTTSEAVRFWTPLTICYTLLVIYMQEEQRHNPSEQMVYQTVFVRMGGLLILLMTVGRWMDIVNIFISLVGEIWCLVRAGIMLDICRAQDFSQRFPELSSRQPQPRPEPQSRKFSSVTKSPSGEAGAES